From one Acidimicrobiales bacterium genomic stretch:
- a CDS encoding NTP transferase domain-containing protein has translation MKAVIMAGGEGTRLRPLTSNVPKPMMPIVNRPMMEHIVTLLKSHGFDEIVVTVAFMANAIRTYFGDGSEFGVRMVYATEETPLGTAGSVRNAMDELDERFLVISGDVLTDIDLGEIVRFHDENKAMATIGLVPVENPLEFGIVITNEDGSIERFLEKPTWGQVFSDTINTGIFVLEPEIFDYIEPGRPVDFSSEVFPALLAEGRPLFGAVSEGYWEDVGTLEAYLRAHKDALDAKVALDIPGFRMSEGVWVGEGVEVHPDAILEGPAVIGENCRIEAGARLGEYAVLGNNVKVREQVELQRVVIHDNTYLGEQCRIGGTVVGRACDLRRGVRCEEGVVLGDECFVGENAVVGAGVKVYPFKTVEAGAIINTSIVWESRGARSLFGRDGVSGLANVDITPEFATRVAMAFATTVKKDTTVVTSRDSSRSARMLKRAMMAGLNAGGVNVLDLEVASVPVTRVQARRPDAVAGITLRLAEDDAQSVAIRFFDTNGADISEDTQRKIERLFNREDYRRVLPSEIGDIGFPPRALEQYAVALESVVDVEAIGSAGFKVVVDYSYGSTSFVMANVFSKLGAEVLAVNPYVSTQGVVEFDRDAHAVQVGNLVRASAANLGAVIDPSGERLTLIDDQGHVLTTNEALLAMLTLVRTRIQGDRVALPVSATMRAAEILGEAGIQVLPTKTSSAALMVESTAPGVGFAADLNGGFIIPGVLPAFDGAASLVKVLDLLAHAGGTLSEIVEGLPRIHMAHERVITPWEQKGMVMRTLVEHSADRHLELVDGVKVHHDGAWALALPDPEEPVTHIWAEAGTEVAARQLAEEYARRIRQMLR, from the coding sequence ATGAAAGCCGTGATCATGGCGGGCGGCGAGGGCACCCGGCTCCGGCCGCTCACCTCGAACGTCCCCAAGCCGATGATGCCCATCGTCAACCGTCCGATGATGGAGCACATCGTCACCCTCTTGAAGTCGCACGGGTTCGACGAGATCGTGGTCACCGTCGCCTTCATGGCCAACGCCATCCGCACCTACTTCGGAGACGGGTCCGAGTTCGGCGTACGCATGGTGTACGCCACCGAGGAGACGCCACTCGGGACCGCCGGCTCGGTGCGCAACGCCATGGACGAGCTCGACGAGCGCTTCCTCGTGATCTCCGGCGACGTCCTCACCGACATCGACCTCGGTGAGATCGTCCGGTTCCACGACGAGAACAAGGCCATGGCCACCATCGGCCTCGTGCCCGTCGAGAATCCGCTCGAGTTCGGCATCGTCATCACGAACGAGGACGGCTCGATCGAGCGGTTCCTCGAGAAGCCCACCTGGGGCCAGGTCTTCAGCGACACCATCAACACCGGCATCTTCGTGCTCGAGCCCGAGATCTTCGACTACATCGAGCCCGGCCGGCCCGTGGACTTCTCCAGTGAGGTGTTCCCGGCCCTGCTGGCCGAGGGGCGACCCCTCTTCGGCGCGGTGTCCGAGGGGTACTGGGAGGACGTCGGCACCCTGGAGGCCTACCTCCGCGCCCACAAGGACGCCCTGGACGCCAAGGTCGCACTCGACATCCCCGGCTTTCGCATGTCGGAGGGCGTGTGGGTGGGGGAGGGGGTCGAGGTGCACCCCGACGCCATCCTCGAGGGCCCTGCCGTCATCGGCGAGAACTGTCGTATCGAGGCCGGCGCCCGGCTCGGCGAGTACGCCGTGCTGGGCAACAACGTGAAGGTGCGCGAGCAGGTCGAGCTCCAGCGCGTCGTGATCCACGACAACACCTACCTCGGTGAGCAGTGCCGCATCGGGGGCACCGTCGTCGGCCGAGCCTGTGACCTGCGACGTGGTGTGCGCTGCGAGGAGGGCGTGGTCCTCGGTGACGAGTGCTTCGTGGGGGAGAACGCGGTCGTGGGCGCGGGCGTGAAGGTCTACCCCTTCAAGACGGTCGAGGCCGGCGCCATCATCAACACCTCGATCGTCTGGGAGTCCCGCGGCGCCCGGAGCCTGTTCGGCCGCGACGGCGTCTCGGGCCTCGCCAACGTCGACATCACCCCCGAGTTCGCCACCCGTGTGGCCATGGCCTTCGCCACCACGGTCAAGAAGGACACCACCGTCGTCACCTCCCGTGACTCGAGCCGCTCGGCCCGGATGTTGAAGCGGGCGATGATGGCCGGCCTGAACGCCGGCGGGGTCAACGTGCTGGACCTCGAGGTGGCGAGCGTGCCCGTCACGCGCGTGCAGGCCCGCCGCCCCGATGCGGTCGCGGGCATCACGCTGCGCCTGGCCGAGGACGACGCCCAGTCGGTCGCGATCCGCTTCTTCGACACGAACGGCGCCGACATCAGCGAGGACACCCAGCGCAAGATCGAGCGCCTGTTCAACCGCGAGGACTACCGACGGGTCCTGCCCAGCGAGATCGGTGACATCGGCTTCCCGCCGAGGGCCCTCGAACAGTACGCCGTGGCCCTCGAGTCGGTGGTCGACGTCGAGGCCATCGGCTCCGCCGGATTCAAGGTCGTGGTCGACTATTCGTACGGGTCGACCTCGTTCGTGATGGCCAACGTGTTCTCCAAGCTGGGTGCCGAGGTCCTGGCCGTGAACCCCTACGTCTCCACCCAGGGGGTGGTCGAGTTCGACCGGGACGCCCACGCCGTCCAGGTCGGCAACCTCGTGCGGGCTTCCGCGGCCAACCTCGGCGCGGTGATCGACCCGTCCGGAGAGCGCCTCACGCTCATCGACGACCAAGGCCACGTCCTGACCACGAACGAGGCCCTCCTGGCCATGCTCACGCTCGTGCGCACCCGCATCCAGGGGGATCGCGTCGCGCTCCCGGTCTCGGCCACCATGCGCGCCGCGGAGATCCTCGGCGAGGCGGGAATCCAGGTGCTGCCCACCAAGACCTCGTCGGCCGCGCTCATGGTCGAGTCCACCGCACCGGGCGTCGGCTTCGCCGCCGATCTCAACGGTGGCTTCATCATCCCGGGCGTCCTGCCCGCGTTCGACGGAGCGGCCTCGCTGGTCAAGGTGCTCGACCTGCTGGCCCATGCCGGCGGCACGCTGTCCGAGATCGTCGAGGGGCTGCCTCGCATCCACATGGCGCACGAACGGGTGATCACGCCGTGGGAGCAGAAGGGCATGGTCATGCGGACGCTGGTCGAGCACTCGGCCGACCGCCACCTCGAGCTCGTCGACGGGGTGAAGGTGCACCACGACGGCGCCTGGGCCCTCGCCCTGCCCGATCCCGAGGAGCCGGTCACCCACATCTGGGCAGAGGCGGGGACCGAGGTCGCAGCACGCCAGCTCGCGGAGGAGTACGCCCGCCGCATCCGCCAGATGCTGCGCTGA
- a CDS encoding CDP-alcohol phosphatidyltransferase family protein yields MSDPASTARPGEDRIVTVPNAITCVRLACLPVFVYLLFGRDNPAAAAFLLALLGATDWVDGYVARHFDQVSTVGKVLDPVADRLLFFVGVGAIIVYGGAPLWFSIAVLAREVFVSLAVLALAALGAKRIDVTWYGKAGTFCLMFAFPLFLAGSDPNLAGHDLFTLAAWGFGLPGLALSYYAAVLYIPIGLAALREGRAARRGGLVEEAS; encoded by the coding sequence GTGAGTGACCCTGCGAGCACCGCCCGACCCGGCGAGGACCGCATCGTCACCGTCCCCAACGCCATCACCTGCGTGCGCCTGGCGTGCCTGCCGGTGTTCGTCTACCTCTTGTTCGGCAGGGACAACCCGGCCGCCGCCGCCTTCCTGCTGGCGCTCCTCGGGGCCACCGACTGGGTCGACGGCTATGTGGCCCGCCATTTCGACCAGGTGTCGACCGTGGGCAAGGTGCTCGACCCCGTGGCCGACCGTCTGCTGTTCTTCGTCGGCGTCGGGGCCATCATCGTCTACGGCGGCGCGCCGCTCTGGTTCTCGATCGCGGTGCTGGCCCGCGAGGTCTTCGTTTCTCTGGCCGTGCTGGCGCTCGCCGCGCTGGGCGCCAAGCGCATCGACGTGACCTGGTACGGCAAGGCGGGGACGTTCTGTCTCATGTTCGCGTTTCCCCTGTTCCTGGCGGGCAGCGACCCGAACCTGGCCGGCCACGACCTGTTCACCCTCGCGGCGTGGGGGTTCGGCCTCCCGGGCCTGGCCCTCAGCTACTACGCCGCGGTTCTCTACATACCGATCGGGCTCGCCGCGCTACGAGAGGGACGGGCCGCCCGTCGTGGCGGGCTCGTGGAGGAGGCCTCATGA
- a CDS encoding HIT family protein translates to MATIFTLIIRGELPGRFVWRDDRCVAFLSINPLQPGHTLVVPVEEVDHWVDLDPELMQHLTSVSHHIAQVQRDVFAPEKVGLMIAGLEVPHVHLHLVPIRGVHDLDFANAETEPDPAGLDAAAEAIRAGLRAAGHAEVADT, encoded by the coding sequence ATGGCGACCATTTTCACCCTGATCATCCGCGGTGAGCTGCCGGGCCGTTTCGTGTGGCGAGACGACCGGTGCGTGGCCTTCCTCTCCATCAACCCGTTGCAGCCCGGGCACACCCTGGTCGTGCCTGTGGAGGAGGTCGACCACTGGGTGGACCTCGACCCTGAGCTCATGCAGCACCTGACCTCGGTGTCGCACCACATCGCCCAGGTGCAGCGGGACGTCTTCGCCCCGGAGAAGGTCGGGCTGATGATCGCCGGCCTGGAGGTCCCCCACGTCCACCTCCACCTCGTGCCCATCCGTGGGGTCCACGACCTCGATTTCGCCAACGCCGAGACCGAACCCGACCCCGCCGGCCTCGACGCCGCCGCAGAGGCGATCCGGGCCGGTCTGCGCGCCGCGGGGCACGCCGAGGTGGCCGACACCTGA
- a CDS encoding DUF2079 domain-containing protein: protein MTATRTTTASRSPSLRKRLDNLALRWQARLDSESADRFVPWGAALLLFVLLGALALGRARSLDGGADLASYLQGAWLVNQGDPPYVTITGAHLLADQAGFVFYPLAWLTRLLPPVPVLLLVQSAALALGVVPLWRLARRVARLRAGAAATLLVAYGLYPALHNVNQADFHLAALALPLLLAASLYGLTERWRLFAVCVVLIVLCRADFALVVAGLGGLLALEGKRRAGALTAAFGLVWVLVALFAVQPYYADGSFVHESAFAAYGSSPLGVAGGMLAHPFTVLGDVTAEENFTIVVLLLAPVLFLPVLAPRYLLPALPLEVLYLVANASELREPRVEQNVAITAFIFLATAMALSRIGTRTIDRVRVDRRVLGALALAAIIFFIRDSATSPYREPWDLGRRDAADAARLAAVEMIDDGDSVRASPALLPLLAERRWLYELDQVAHPHVRRAAADDVDVVVLDEQAEIEWDDDDRRSFHEGMVSLGFTRTFNREGIVVYHRG from the coding sequence GTGACCGCGACGCGTACGACGACGGCGTCGCGGTCACCCTCACTGCGCAAGAGGCTCGACAACCTCGCGCTGCGGTGGCAGGCGCGACTCGACAGCGAGTCGGCGGACCGCTTCGTCCCGTGGGGGGCCGCGCTGCTGCTGTTCGTGCTCCTCGGCGCGCTCGCCCTCGGGCGGGCGCGTTCGCTCGACGGCGGCGCCGACCTGGCCAGCTACCTCCAGGGGGCGTGGCTGGTCAACCAGGGCGATCCGCCCTATGTCACCATCACCGGTGCCCACCTGCTGGCGGACCAGGCCGGGTTCGTGTTCTACCCGCTGGCCTGGTTGACCCGGCTGCTGCCCCCGGTGCCCGTCCTGCTCCTGGTGCAGTCCGCCGCCCTGGCGCTCGGTGTGGTGCCGTTGTGGCGCCTCGCTCGGCGGGTGGCCCGACTGCGCGCCGGTGCCGCGGCCACGCTGCTCGTGGCCTACGGCCTCTATCCCGCGCTCCACAACGTCAACCAGGCCGACTTCCACCTGGCCGCGCTCGCGCTGCCCCTGCTCCTCGCCGCCTCGCTGTACGGCCTCACCGAACGGTGGCGCCTGTTCGCCGTGTGCGTGGTGCTCATCGTCTTGTGTCGGGCCGATTTCGCTCTGGTGGTCGCCGGCCTCGGTGGACTGCTGGCCCTCGAGGGCAAGCGCCGAGCGGGCGCGCTCACCGCCGCGTTCGGGCTCGTCTGGGTGCTGGTCGCCCTGTTCGCGGTGCAGCCGTACTACGCCGATGGCTCGTTCGTGCACGAGAGCGCGTTCGCGGCGTACGGCTCGTCACCGCTGGGGGTGGCGGGCGGCATGCTCGCCCATCCGTTCACGGTGCTGGGCGACGTCACCGCCGAGGAGAACTTCACCATCGTCGTGCTCCTCCTCGCGCCCGTGCTGTTCCTCCCCGTGCTCGCGCCCCGCTACCTGCTGCCGGCCCTGCCGCTCGAGGTGCTGTACCTCGTGGCGAACGCGAGCGAGTTGCGGGAGCCCCGGGTCGAGCAGAACGTCGCCATCACCGCGTTCATCTTCCTCGCCACGGCCATGGCCCTCAGCCGGATCGGCACCCGGACCATCGACCGTGTCCGCGTCGATCGGCGCGTGCTGGGGGCCCTGGCGCTGGCCGCGATCATCTTCTTCATACGGGACTCCGCCACGTCGCCCTACCGCGAGCCGTGGGACCTCGGACGGCGCGACGCTGCCGACGCCGCCCGTCTCGCCGCGGTCGAGATGATCGACGACGGGGACTCGGTGCGGGCCTCCCCGGCGCTCCTGCCGCTCCTGGCCGAGCGGCGCTGGCTCTACGAGCTGGACCAGGTGGCGCACCCCCACGTGCGGCGGGCCGCGGCCGACGACGTGGACGTCGTGGTGCTCGACGAGCAGGCCGAGATCGAGTGGGACGACGACGACCGGCGCTCGTTCCACGAGGGGATGGTGAGCCTCGGCTTCACCCGGACCTTCAACCGCGAGGGCATCGTCGTCTACCACCGGGGGTAG
- a CDS encoding SOS response-associated peptidase, giving the protein MCGRFVSATPPDQIAQYFGVEETSETLVEPNWNVAPTTDVPTVLEAGGIRRLEPVHWGLVPFWAKDVKIGNRMINARVETLAEKSAFKRPFQKRRCIVPADGFYEWQKRAGHKHKQPYYIQRTDGEPMAFAGLWEIWRGPDREGPAFPSVTIITGPANEKMAAIHDRMPMLLAPDTWDAWLDREVSDLDLLATFLVPAPSELITLRPVSTEVNNVRNGGPHLIDEITLEDDTPS; this is encoded by the coding sequence ATGTGCGGCCGCTTCGTCTCCGCCACGCCACCCGACCAGATCGCGCAGTACTTCGGGGTGGAGGAGACCTCGGAGACCCTCGTCGAGCCCAACTGGAACGTGGCGCCGACCACCGACGTCCCCACCGTCCTCGAGGCCGGTGGCATCCGCCGGCTCGAGCCCGTGCACTGGGGGCTCGTGCCCTTCTGGGCGAAGGACGTGAAGATCGGCAACCGCATGATCAACGCGAGGGTCGAGACCCTGGCCGAGAAGAGCGCGTTCAAGCGGCCGTTCCAGAAGCGGCGGTGCATCGTCCCCGCGGACGGGTTCTACGAGTGGCAGAAGCGGGCCGGCCACAAGCACAAGCAGCCGTACTACATCCAACGGACCGACGGGGAGCCCATGGCCTTCGCGGGCCTGTGGGAGATCTGGCGGGGACCCGACCGCGAAGGCCCGGCCTTCCCCAGCGTCACCATCATCACGGGGCCGGCGAACGAGAAGATGGCCGCCATCCACGATCGGATGCCCATGCTGCTCGCTCCCGACACCTGGGACGCCTGGCTCGACCGCGAGGTGAGCGATCTCGACCTGCTCGCCACGTTCCTCGTGCCGGCGCCGTCCGAGCTGATCACGCTGCGCCCCGTGAGCACCGAGGTCAACAACGTGCGCAACGGTGGACCGCACCTCATCGACGAGATCACCCTCGAGGACGACACCCCGTCGTGA
- a CDS encoding sulfatase: MRLSSRFAALVACAACLALVVVACGSEPEVERALTTVPQARDDAPNVVVIMTDDQTVEQMRVMDRTNELLGDQGTTFSNFVTSFPLCCPSRTTFLTGQYAFNHGVTDNIGPNGGYYSLDNRNTLAVWLQRAGYATDFVGHYLYRYGVRERTEVPPGWDRWFSTIDPTTFHYYGYTVNDGGVLREFGNDPEDYQTDVMADRAVAEIEQLAEGDKPFFLNFWTLAPHVAEPENSDDPDLQAVPAPRHRGVYEQEWWTAEQVPAFNEEDVSDKPLFVQLNGRFLPVTEVIAQAHYQRALESLLAVDEAVARIVDALERTGELDDTVIMFTSDNGYLQGEHRFRDAKTLPYEEAIRVPLLVRGPGFPAGATAPQLTSNIDLAPTILELAGVSGSLVMDGQSLLGLASDATPPDDDRAIYLQNGAERGDQGATIPHWEGVRVPGYTYVEYDRGGRELYDLNADPAQLDNRAGDPAYAALQRELADLLEELRGCEGDTCREPRFAASQ; encoded by the coding sequence GTGCGCCTCTCGTCCCGGTTCGCCGCCCTCGTCGCCTGCGCCGCGTGCCTCGCCCTCGTGGTGGTGGCCTGCGGCAGCGAGCCCGAGGTCGAACGCGCCCTCACCACCGTCCCCCAGGCCCGGGACGACGCGCCCAACGTCGTCGTGATCATGACCGACGACCAGACCGTCGAGCAGATGCGGGTGATGGACCGGACGAACGAGCTCCTGGGTGACCAGGGGACGACGTTCTCGAACTTCGTCACCAGCTTCCCGTTGTGCTGTCCGTCGCGGACCACCTTCCTCACGGGCCAGTACGCCTTCAACCACGGGGTCACCGACAACATCGGCCCCAACGGCGGCTACTACTCGCTCGACAACCGCAACACCCTGGCGGTGTGGCTCCAGCGTGCGGGCTATGCCACCGACTTCGTGGGCCACTACCTGTACCGCTACGGGGTCCGCGAGCGCACCGAGGTGCCGCCCGGATGGGACCGCTGGTTCTCCACCATCGACCCGACCACGTTCCACTACTACGGCTACACGGTCAACGACGGCGGTGTCCTCCGCGAGTTCGGCAACGATCCCGAGGACTACCAGACCGATGTCATGGCCGATCGCGCCGTCGCCGAGATCGAGCAGCTGGCCGAAGGCGACAAGCCCTTCTTCTTGAACTTCTGGACCCTCGCCCCCCACGTCGCCGAGCCCGAGAACAGCGACGACCCCGATCTCCAGGCGGTGCCCGCTCCCCGCCACCGCGGGGTGTACGAGCAGGAGTGGTGGACCGCCGAACAGGTGCCTGCGTTCAACGAGGAGGACGTGTCGGACAAGCCCCTCTTCGTGCAGCTCAACGGCCGCTTCCTGCCCGTCACCGAGGTGATCGCCCAGGCGCACTACCAGCGAGCGCTCGAGTCGCTGCTCGCGGTCGACGAGGCCGTCGCTCGCATCGTCGACGCACTCGAGCGGACCGGTGAGCTCGACGACACCGTGATCATGTTCACGTCGGACAACGGCTACCTCCAGGGCGAGCACCGGTTCCGGGACGCCAAGACGCTCCCCTACGAGGAGGCCATCCGGGTGCCGCTCCTCGTGCGGGGTCCCGGTTTCCCCGCCGGGGCGACGGCACCGCAGCTCACGTCCAACATCGATCTGGCCCCGACCATCCTGGAGCTCGCCGGGGTGTCCGGCAGTCTCGTCATGGACGGCCAGTCGCTCCTCGGGCTCGCGTCGGACGCGACGCCGCCGGACGACGACCGTGCCATCTACCTGCAGAACGGGGCCGAGCGGGGGGACCAGGGGGCGACGATCCCGCACTGGGAAGGCGTTCGCGTGCCGGGCTACACGTACGTCGAGTACGACCGTGGCGGACGCGAGCTCTACGACCTCAACGCCGACCCGGCGCAGCTCGACAACCGGGCCGGCGACCCCGCCTACGCCGCGCTCCAGCGCGAGCTCGCGGACCTCCTCGAGGAGCTCCGCGGCTGCGAGGGCGACACCTGCCGGGAACCTCGCTTCGCCGCATCGCAGTAG
- a CDS encoding CocE/NonD family hydrolase — protein MDEGTGADGDTDLTLQPGVETLTITGARPGAHLEVLTAAGQPVVTVVADPAGNAHVSFVPATPTVVATLDDLVAAVGNGDVLAPGDYVVRDHTASPPRAHGPVRVLAVDDHPDPATYEQDLAEGFGYLRTRDGTLLSAMVRFPDEGLYGSAPWPTVVEYSGYGPSNPAMMSPGSLLANLLGFATVGVNMRGTGCSGGVFDVFSPAQAADGYDVIETVARQSWVRHGRPGMVGLSYPGISQLFVAATAPPSLAAITPLSVIDDLWRQQWPGGTYNSGFTRAWLAQRDAETKVGGMAWDQARIDAGDEVAAANQSIRSLTLDFERFGRAARDFRPALGARRAADLVPRIEVPVFLSGSWQDEQTGSRFALMLERFQASPHVVFTLFNGHHPDGFSPMMATRWFEFLSFHVARQVPVVPDLVRAVAPAAFAEHFGYTAELEADRFAHLVDDYPTALARYRAEPPVRVLFESGTVADVPGAPGHRYEVQLATFPPPDAVARRWWLAPGATLADIAPDVEGADRYLDDLEAGASCYALTERFDDFLQPSVPIEWTRFADECTASYETAPLGEALTVMGQGHVDLWLCPGTADTSVQATLTEVRPDGHELRVQSGWHRPVHREEDPERSDHLRVDYTFAPEHRDDLVPGEWVRFRIPFMPVAHVFRAGSRVRLSLSTPGRDQPFWCFDNPVEAGASHLVGRGGAHASALVLPAWSGVDHPEDLPPANAVRGQPARTALSLRNVDAWTN, from the coding sequence ATGGACGAGGGCACCGGCGCCGACGGCGACACCGATCTCACGCTTCAGCCCGGAGTGGAGACCCTCACGATCACGGGCGCACGCCCGGGAGCGCACCTCGAGGTGCTCACCGCGGCCGGCCAGCCGGTCGTGACGGTGGTGGCCGACCCTGCGGGGAACGCCCACGTGTCGTTCGTGCCGGCGACCCCGACCGTGGTGGCCACCCTGGACGACCTCGTCGCCGCGGTCGGCAACGGCGACGTGCTGGCCCCCGGGGACTACGTCGTGCGCGACCACACCGCGTCGCCGCCTCGGGCGCACGGTCCCGTACGGGTGCTCGCGGTCGACGACCATCCCGATCCCGCGACCTACGAGCAGGACCTCGCCGAGGGCTTCGGGTACCTCCGCACCCGCGACGGAACGCTCCTGTCGGCCATGGTGCGCTTCCCCGACGAGGGCCTGTACGGGTCAGCCCCCTGGCCCACCGTCGTCGAGTACTCCGGCTACGGGCCGTCCAACCCGGCGATGATGTCGCCGGGCTCGCTCCTGGCCAACCTCCTCGGCTTCGCCACGGTCGGCGTCAACATGCGGGGCACGGGGTGCTCGGGCGGAGTCTTCGACGTCTTCAGCCCCGCCCAGGCCGCCGACGGCTACGACGTCATCGAGACGGTCGCCCGCCAGTCGTGGGTGCGCCACGGACGACCGGGGATGGTCGGGCTCAGCTACCCGGGCATCTCCCAGCTGTTCGTGGCCGCCACAGCCCCGCCCAGCCTCGCCGCCATCACTCCCCTGTCGGTCATCGACGACCTGTGGCGCCAGCAGTGGCCGGGCGGCACCTACAACTCGGGGTTCACCCGTGCGTGGCTGGCCCAACGCGACGCCGAGACGAAGGTGGGGGGCATGGCCTGGGACCAGGCCCGCATCGACGCCGGCGACGAGGTGGCCGCGGCCAACCAGTCCATCCGCTCGCTCACCCTCGACTTCGAGCGCTTCGGGCGGGCGGCTCGCGACTTCCGCCCCGCACTGGGTGCCCGCCGCGCCGCCGACCTCGTCCCCCGCATCGAGGTGCCCGTGTTCCTGTCGGGCTCCTGGCAGGACGAGCAGACGGGCAGCCGCTTCGCGCTGATGCTCGAGCGCTTCCAGGCCTCGCCCCACGTCGTGTTCACCCTCTTCAACGGTCACCACCCGGACGGCTTCAGCCCGATGATGGCCACCCGGTGGTTCGAGTTCCTGTCGTTCCACGTGGCCCGGCAGGTGCCGGTGGTCCCCGACCTCGTCCGCGCCGTGGCCCCGGCGGCGTTCGCGGAGCACTTCGGCTACACGGCCGAGCTCGAGGCGGACCGCTTCGCCCACCTCGTCGACGACTACCCCACCGCCCTGGCCCGTTACCGGGCCGAGCCGCCCGTCCGGGTGCTGTTCGAGAGCGGCACGGTCGCCGACGTGCCCGGTGCACCGGGGCACCGCTACGAGGTGCAGCTCGCCACCTTCCCGCCGCCGGACGCCGTCGCCCGACGGTGGTGGCTCGCGCCCGGCGCCACCCTCGCGGACATCGCCCCCGATGTCGAAGGCGCCGACCGCTACCTGGACGACCTCGAGGCAGGTGCGTCCTGCTACGCGCTGACCGAGCGCTTCGACGACTTCCTCCAGCCCAGCGTCCCCATCGAGTGGACCCGCTTCGCCGACGAGTGCACGGCATCGTACGAGACCGCGCCGCTCGGCGAGGCACTCACGGTGATGGGCCAGGGCCACGTCGATCTCTGGCTGTGCCCCGGCACCGCGGACACGTCGGTGCAGGCGACCCTCACGGAGGTGCGCCCCGACGGCCACGAGCTGCGGGTCCAGTCCGGCTGGCACCGCCCCGTGCACCGTGAGGAGGACCCCGAGCGCTCCGACCACCTGCGGGTGGACTACACGTTCGCTCCCGAACACCGCGACGACCTGGTGCCCGGCGAGTGGGTGCGGTTCCGCATCCCCTTCATGCCCGTGGCCCACGTCTTCCGGGCCGGCTCGCGGGTGCGGCTCTCGCTGTCGACGCCGGGACGGGACCAGCCCTTCTGGTGCTTCGACAATCCGGTCGAGGCCGGGGCCAGCCATCTCGTCGGGCGAGGCGGCGCCCACGCCTCGGCCCTCGTGCTGCCGGCGTGGTCCGGCGTCGACCACCCCGAGGACCTGCCCCCCGCCAACGCCGTCCGCGGGCAACCCGCCCGCACCGCGCTCTCGCTCCGCAACGTCGACGCCTGGACGAACTGA
- a CDS encoding DUF2510 domain-containing protein has translation MNVGAPELLIIMLVLVLAVAPVILIAWVVTSNSRRPPPPPAVMTVPGAVGTTTVRTGPPTAAGTASSVQGRWYADPTGRFAQRWWDGSRWTADVVLAGGQQTADPAPLPDPPPTPPA, from the coding sequence GTGAACGTCGGAGCCCCCGAGCTGTTGATCATCATGCTGGTCCTGGTGCTCGCCGTGGCGCCGGTGATCCTCATCGCCTGGGTGGTCACCTCGAACAGCCGCCGGCCGCCGCCACCGCCGGCGGTCATGACCGTGCCCGGCGCGGTGGGCACCACCACCGTCCGCACCGGTCCGCCGACCGCGGCCGGGACGGCGTCCTCGGTCCAGGGCCGTTGGTACGCCGACCCGACGGGGCGCTTCGCCCAGCGATGGTGGGACGGCAGCAGGTGGACCGCAGACGTGGTGCTCGCCGGTGGCCAGCAGACCGCGGACCCGGCGCCGCTGCCCGATCCGCCGCCGACGCCACCCGCCTGA